aggatgccgtctgggccaacagggttaacacgtttaaatgttttactcacgtcggccaccgAGAAGGAAAGGGCGGGCTCAGTCCTTGATAGCGGGCTTCAACGTTGGCACTGtatatcctcaaagcgggcaaagaaggtgtttagtttgtctggaagaatgacgtcggtgtccgtgacagagctggttttctttttgtagtccttGATTTCCTGTAGGCCCTGCCACACACGTCttatgtctgagccgttgaattgcaactcatCTTCGTCCCTGTACCGGCATTTCGCtcgtttgattgccttgcggagggaataactacattcTTCATATTCAGTcttattcccagacctctttctgtggttaaatgtggtggttcgcgctttcagttttgcacgaatgccgctatccatccacggtttctggttagggaaggttttaataggcacagtgggtacaacatctccaatgcacttccttataaactcactcacagagtcagcgtatagatcgatgttgttctctgaggctgaccggaacacatcccagtctgcgtgatcaaacAATCTTGAAgaatggattccgattggtcagaccagcgttgaatggttctagtcactggtacatcctgtttgagtttctacctataagacggtaggagcaagatggcgccgtggtcggatttgccgaaggggTGGCGGGGAACGGCTTTGTATGGatcacggaagttagagtagcagtggtcgagtgtatTACCCCCGCGAGTACTGCAATCAATAGGAGTTTTGAGTTTTGTTGTGAGAGTTTTGAAAATATAACACTTCAATCTGAAAAATGGGATGAAGTGTTTGAAAAAAATGTTATAATAGTTTGTTGGATAAAATGACATTGAAGGATTATTTTGTGAGGAACTCGTCGGTCTTAGGTTGGGTTTTATTTCATCACGTCGGTTATATTGTGATCTCAAGGGTCTGAAAAGAGAAAGAACAGTTATATACACAAAAAAGTGATATACTTTATGGACATTTGTCAGTGTCTTTGTTCTGCACTGGATTATTCTGGAGTCTAGATTCAAAATCATGCACCTAATATCAGTAGTATATTGGCTGTACTATtgctgcattcaaaacaactgggaacccTGAAAAatatgaggtcaaatcatgacgtcagttatcttcaggtcggaaagtcggagcacaagaaagaggccagagttcccgagaTGGAATTTGGTGTTGGATGACCTTTCAAATATACTTTTCAAATAGAGCTCGTTTTCTTCCGGGTTCCCGGTTGTTTTGAATGTAACGAAGTCGGAGATTTCAGAGTTCTGAGTTCCGagctcccagttgttttgaatgtaaTGAAGTCGGAAGTCGGAGATTTCAGAGTTCTGAGTTCCCGAGCTCTCAGTTGTTTTAAATGTAATGAAGTCGGAGATTTCAGAGTTCTGAGTTCCGAGCTCTCAGTTGTTTTAAATATAATGAAGTCGGAGATTTCAGAGTTCTGAGTTCCGagctcccagttgttttgaatgcaatgaagtcggaagtcagagatttcAGAGTTCTGATTTCCTAGCTCTCAGTTGTTTTAAATGCGTCATCAACTCTACCTGATTCTCAACGTCACTGTCAACACAGGAAGTGTCCACTTGCTTGACCCCTGACCTGGTAGTGATGTCAGACAGAGGAAGTGGATCTGGAATGATGCAGAAATGTTCGCTGAATCGTCTTTCACTGAAGGGGGAGACAttaaagagacagagagcgagagagagagagacagacaggcagacagacagaaaaaagagagagagacagacagaaagagagagagaaagagagagagagatgtttgtaaGGGCAAGGACACTAATCTGAGACAGTACAAGGAGGTTTTGGAAGGGATCATAGTTGGGTTGAATTAAACTGGATAGTTTCAAAACACTGTAGGCCTACAATAGACTAAAATAAATACAGGACTCACTTTgctgctctcgctctctgctcGCTGCTTGCCACAacgtctgagagagagagagagagagagagagagagagagagagagagagagagagagagagagagagacagagagagagagagagagagaatgaaagactgAGAGTGACACATTTAAGAACAATGACCATATTCTGAACACACACCCACCTCGTTGGCGGTTGAGCATCCACATCACACAGGCCACACCCCCTGCCAGGGTCAGCATGAGGAAACAGCAGAATACTATGGCCATGACCTCTATGGTTGTCGTGGCAACTTCTGTATGGACAGAGatgagacgggagagagaggtcACCACAACCAACTCACCTGTAAAGTTTCAACCTAACTCACCTGTAAAGTTTCAACCTAACTCCCCTGTAAAGTTTCAACCTAACTCACCTGTAAAGTTTCAACCTAATTCACCTGTAAAGTTTCAACCTAACTCCCCTGTAAAGTTTCAACCTAATTTACCTGTAAAGTTTCAACCTAACTCACCTGTAAAGTTTCAACCCAACTCCCCTGTAAAGTTTCAACCTAACTCACCTGTAAAGTTTCAACCTAATTCACCTGTAAAGTTTCAACCTAACTCACCTGTAAAGTTTCAACCCAACTCACCTGTAAAGTTTCAACCTAACTCACCTGTAAAGTTTCAACCTAACTCACCTGTAAAGTTTCAACCTAACTCACCTGTCGACTCGTTAGCATGCATAAAGTTAATACAGTTAAACAAATTGTTATCATTTAGGGTgcttcccaaatggaaccctattccccatttggcgcactacttttgactatggCCTATGGGTGACTAATTCTCcctcatttgggacacatcctaacTCACCTGTGACCTGCACAAGGACAGGTTGGCTTTCCACCCAAGCGGACGTTACGTCATAACTGTCCCTTGCCCTGCACCGATAATACCCAGAGTCCTCTAGGGTGATCTCGGTGAGGAATAGGGTGCGCCCTCCGTCCGCCAGGGcgtgagaggggtgagaggagtcTCCCTCGGaggggtgaaggaggagggagccGTTGAGGGACCAGGAGAAGAAAGGGAATGTCCCGAGGCTCAGGAGGCATTGGAGACGAGCGGCGGCCATCTTGGAATCAACCCTGTAAAGGTACTCCACATCCACCTTTGGTGAGCCTCCTACtgggactggagggagggaggaaggagaaggaggaagggatgggaaggggggagggagggaggaatgagaaggaggaagggatgggaaggggggagagagaggaaggagaaggaggaagggatgggaagggtaagagaggaatgagaaggaggaagggatgggaaggggaagagaggaatgagaaggaggaagggatgggaaggggaagagaggaatgagaaggaggaagggatgggaaggggaagagaggaatgagaaggaggaagggatgggaaggggaagagatgaatgagaaggaggaagggatgggaaggggaagagatgaatgagaaggaggaagggatgggaagggggaggaagggatgcgaaggaggaagggatggaggaatgagaaggaggaaggaagggatgCGAAGGAGTAAGGTgaagaggcggagggagggagggaggaatgagaaggaggaagggatgggaagggggagggagggaggaatgagaaggaggaaggaagggatgcgaaggaggaaggggaagaggcggagggagggaggaatgagaaggaggaagggatgggaaggGGTAGAGgcggagggaaggaggaagggatgggaagggtggagagagaggaatgagaaggaggaagggatgggaagggggagcgagagaggaatgagaaggaggaagggatgcgaaggaggaagggatgggaaggggggagagagaggaatgagaaggaggaagggatgggaagggggagagagagaggaatgagtaggaggaagggatgggaagggggagagagaggaatgagaaggaggaagggatgggaaggggggagagagagaggaatgagaaggaggaagggatgggaaggggggagagagaggaatgagaaggaggaagggatgggaaggggggagagaggaatgcGAAGGAGGAAGGGATgcgaaggggggagagagagaggaatgagaaggaggaaggggtgggaagggggagagagagagaggaatgagaaggaggaagggatgggaggggggagagcgagggagggatggCCACAGTCAACACTCATACAGCTATCATGACATAAACACATGCAGGAAACACATAGAatactacaatacacacatacacacacacacataggtttAGCCCGTACCCACTACCAGAGTGAGGGGTCTGCTGGTCAGTCTCTGTGCATCACTCTCCACTGTACACCGCACCGTGCCCATGTCACGCCCGGGAACCATGGCAACAGGGAACCAGGCAACCAGCGACTCCGTTGCCACGTCGGAACCCACCTCCTTGTCGTCAAGGAAGAGGTAGAAGGTCACGGGAGGGGTTCCCCTTGATGACATGCAGGTCACATTGCCGCAGAAACTCGAACCCTCTTTGGAGATGGTGAAGGATATCTGGGGTACGGAGAGataggctgagggagagagagagataaagagagagagagagagagagagagagagagagagagatagtagggcagagagaaagaaggaaagagacagagggggacagaaataggggggagagaaaggagggtgagaaagggaaaggaagagagagagagaaaggagggcagagagaaaggagggcagagagaaaggagggcagagagaaaggacggcagagagaaaggagggcagagagaaaggacggcagagagaaaggagggcagagagaaaggagggcagagagaaaggagggagagaaagggaaaggaagagagaaaggagggcagagagaaaggagggcagagagaaaggagggcagagagaaaggagggagataaAGGGAAAGGAAGAGACAGGGTTAAATGGGAGCAGAACGTTTGACATGTTATAGGTTCTCTGTGTAAATAGTCTCTGTGATCGCCATTCCCCAGGTCCAGTACGGTTGTGGTTGTGACTTAACCTTCGACTTTTAACCTCTGCAGTTGTACCTTTGACCCTAACCGTGACCTCTCTGCTGCTGGAGAACCTGCTGTTGGTCTGCATCCTGGTCCCGGCAATGCACGAATAATTCCCAGCATGCTTTGCTGTGACCCTCTCCACCACCAGCGTGTTCCCCACCGGCCAAAGCAGAAGCGGGGTCAAAGGTGAGGTTGGagatgatgtcacttcctgtctGTTGTAGAACCAGGTGTAGGAGAGGTGGGAGCCCTTGGTGACATCACAGGTGAGAGTGAGCCTCAACCCCTCGTAGAGAATGGGAGGATCAGGGTCAGAGGTCACCATAGTGCCTGAGACAGGGACTGaggtggggtggaggagaggagaggagaggaggagaggaggatggaggagaggaggatggaagagaggaggatggaggagaggaggatggaggagaggaggatggaggagaggaggatggacgAAGGGGATGGGTGAAAGCATTTAGCTGTGAAATGATCGATTCCACTGAAACagctctaccacacacacacacacacagacacacacacacacacagacacacacacacacacacacacacacacacacacacacacacacacacacacacacacacacacacacacacacacacacacacacacacacacacacacacacacacacacacacccttctactCACTCACTACTTGCAGGCGGACTGTTCCACTGAGGCCCATGTTCCCACCTGCCGTCACCCTGCAGTGGTACGATCCTTCTGACGTCACAGAGATCTTCAGGAAGAACGTAGCCGATTGGTCGTCTTGGAGGTCGTTGCTCGTGGCGACCAGGTGGTTGCCGTCCTTCAGGAGCTCATATGTGTTTGGTGGAGGAGACCCAGGTGACCTACATTGGAACACTACCTTGGAGTTCAGGTAGGCCTTGTCTGGACCAATCAGAATAGGGCTAGAGAGAGATGAACCACCTGCAGAGAGGGAGTAGGTtgaagggagtttttcctagccaccgtgcttctacacctgcattgcttgctgtttggggttttaggctgggtttctgtacagcactttgagatatcagctgatgtacgaagggctatataaatacatttgatttgatttgatttgaagtagccTCAAGATGCTGATCTCGGGTCAGTTTTGTATGTCCTTAATGGCTAAGGGTAGGGTTGGGGAAgcagatcctagatctgtacctagaggAAACTTCAGCCCAGAGCTCTGAAACATGGTTTTACATTTGTTTAGGATCTTTAGAACATTGCTGTCAAGCAGTTGGAGAGTTTAGTGTGGCTGTGAAACTCACAATGGGACATTTTCTCATTCAACCATATGGAGGATATAATAGACTGTGATAAGAGTCATTTGTGAGATGCAACTTTTAATTGAATGTAATTGGAAAACAGAAACCCGGAACAATATGAATACATACCCATTATGGACACTAGACAGGCCACAACTGGAAGAGAACAAACCAACAGAAATACCTTAGTACAGGACACTTGTCAACTTTACTCTGTTAGCCTGGGTCCTAGTCTCCTTATGGCATTGCCATCattggcttgacaatgacagcaatggaGTCGGTAAGAGCCACAAGCAGATCTGGGGACAGGGTATAACTTTGTTGAaaaaaaatgaatacaaaattgtttcactgactcacctaaAACAGGCAATAAACATAATTCTCGTTTTTTCTTCATACTCAGGCTCAGTGTTCATCCGTAGCATGCTGTCTGTATaagtgtcatgtgtgtgtgtgtgtgtgtgtgtgtgtgtgtgtgtgtgtgtgtgtgtgtgtgtgtgtgtgtgtgtgtgtgtgtgtgtgtgtgtgtgtgtgtgtgtgtgtgtgtgtgtgtgtgtgtgtgtgtgtcagggtgttgcATGGTCCACCACATGCTAGAGGGAGATAACTTGAGTATGTGCGTCTCTCATCAAAAACTTTCAACTTTACTGTCCATCTAGACAACACTATGACTActaacctactacaactatactgtccatctagacaacactatgactactaacctactacaactatactgtccatctagacaacactatgactactaacctactacaactatactgtccatctagacaacactatgactactaacctactacaactatactgtccatctagacaacactatgactactaacctactacaactatactgTCCATCTAGACAACACTATGACTACTaaacctactacaactatactgtccatctagacaacactatgactactaacctactacaactatactgtccatctagacaacactatgactactaacctactacaactatactgtccatctagacaacactatgactactaacctactacaactatactgtccatctagacaacactatgactactaacctactacaactatactgTCCATCTAGACAACACACTATGACTActaacctactacaactatactgTCCATCTAGACAACACACTATGACTActaacctactacaactatactgTCCATCTAGACATCACACTGTCACTActaacctactacaactatactgtccatctagacaacactatgactactaacctactacaactatactgtccatctagacaacactatgactactaacctactacaactatactgtccatctagacaacactatgactactaacctactacaactatactgtccatctagacaacacactgtcactactaacctactacaactatactgtccatctagacaacactatgactactaacctactacaactatactgtccatctagacaacactatgactactaacctactacaactatactgtccatctagacaacacactgtcactactaacctactacaactatactgtccatctagacaacactatgactactaacctactacaactatactgtccatctagacaacacactgtcactactaacctactacaactatactgtccatctagacaacactatgactactaacctactacaactatactgtccatctagacaacactatgactactaacctactacaactatactgtccatctagacaacacactgtcactactaacctactacaactatactgtccatctagacaacactatgactactaacctactacaactatactgTCCATCTAGACAACACTATGACTACTAACCTAATAAGGTTAAGTTATGAATGGACGACACAAGGAACCAGGGATCTGAGAAAACAACAACAGAACAGTGAATGACGTAACAACACAGCCTTTTAATAGAAGCTCTTTTAAAACTGCATTCATAGAAGTTCACATTTAAAAACagtatttgatcaaatatttaaaaaatatattttaaaaaaactCAAGCTGTTGCAGAAACAACATCTACTTCATAGTAAGAGCttttacatatacagtggggagaacaagtatttgatacactgccgattttgcaggttttcctacttacaaagcatgtagaggtctgtaattttatcataggtacacttcatctgtgagcaataaaatgcaaattaattacatacaaatcatacaatgtgattttctggatttttgttttagattccgtctctcacagttgaagtgtacct
This DNA window, taken from Oncorhynchus kisutch isolate 150728-3 unplaced genomic scaffold, Okis_V2 scaffold3085, whole genome shotgun sequence, encodes the following:
- the LOC109884556 gene encoding Fc receptor-like protein 5 isoform X2 yields the protein MGGSSLSSPILIGPDKAYLNSKVVFQCRSPGSPPPNTYELLKDGNHLVATSNDLQDDQSATFFLKISVTSEGSYHCRVTAGGNMGLSGTVRLQVVIPVSGTMVTSDPDPPILYEGLRLTLTCDVTKGSHLSYTWFYNRQEVTSSPTSPLTPLLLWPVGNTLVVERVTAKHAGNYSCIAGTRMQTNSRFSSSREVTVRVKAYLSVPQISFTISKEGSSFCGNVTCMSSRGTPPVTFYLFLDDKEVGSDVATESLVAWFPVAMVPGRDMGTVRCTVESDAQRLTSRPLTLVVVPVGGSPKVDVEYLYRVDSKMAAARLQCLLSLGTFPFFSWSLNGSLLLHPSEGDSSHPSHALADGGRTLFLTEITLEDSGYYRCRARDSYDVTSAWVESQPVLVQVTEVATTTIEVMAIVFCCFLMLTLAGGVACVMWMLNRQRDVVASSEQRARAANERRFSEHFCIIPDPLPLSDITTRPLRSQYNRRDEIKPNLRPTSSSQNNPSMSFYPTNYYNIFFKHFIPFFRLKCYIFKTLTTKLKTPIDCSTRGGNTLDHCYSNFRDPYKAVPRHPFGKSDHGAILLLPSYSFILLVQYICQSYSFIILVQYICQFYSFIILVQYICQS
- the LOC109884556 gene encoding Fc receptor-like protein 5 isoform X1; translated protein: MKKKRELCLLPVLVVACLVSIMGGSSLSSPILIGPDKAYLNSKVVFQCRSPGSPPPNTYELLKDGNHLVATSNDLQDDQSATFFLKISVTSEGSYHCRVTAGGNMGLSGTVRLQVVIPVSGTMVTSDPDPPILYEGLRLTLTCDVTKGSHLSYTWFYNRQEVTSSPTSPLTPLLLWPVGNTLVVERVTAKHAGNYSCIAGTRMQTNSRFSSSREVTVRVKAYLSVPQISFTISKEGSSFCGNVTCMSSRGTPPVTFYLFLDDKEVGSDVATESLVAWFPVAMVPGRDMGTVRCTVESDAQRLTSRPLTLVVVPVGGSPKVDVEYLYRVDSKMAAARLQCLLSLGTFPFFSWSLNGSLLLHPSEGDSSHPSHALADGGRTLFLTEITLEDSGYYRCRARDSYDVTSAWVESQPVLVQVTEVATTTIEVMAIVFCCFLMLTLAGGVACVMWMLNRQRDVVASSEQRARAANERRFSEHFCIIPDPLPLSDITTRPLRSQYNRRDEIKPNLRPTSSSQNNPSMSFYPTNYYNIFFKHFIPFFRLKCYIFKTLTTKLKTPIDCSTRGGNTLDHCYSNFRDPYKAVPRHPFGKSDHGAILLLPSYSFILLVQYICQSYSFIILVQYICQFYSFIILVQYICQS
- the LOC109884556 gene encoding Fc receptor-like protein 5 isoform X3, with translation MKKKRELCLLPVLVVACLVSIMGGSSLSSPILIGPDKAYLNSKVVFQCRSPGSPPPNTYELLKDGNHLVATSNDLQDDQSATFFLKISVTSEGSYHCRVTAGGNMGLSGTVRLQVVIPVSGTMVTSDPDPPILYEGLRLTLTCDVTKGSHLSYTWFYNRQEVTSSPTSPLTPLLLWPVGNTLVVERVTAKHAGNYSCIAGTRMQTNSRFSSSREVTVRVKAYLSVPQISFTISKEGSSFCGNVTCMSSRGTPPVTFYLFLDDKEVGSDVATESLVAWFPVAMVPGRDMGTVRCTVESDAQRLTSRPLTLVVVPVGGSPKVDVEYLYRVDSKMAAARLQCLLSLGTFPFFSWSLNGSLLLHPSEGDSSHPSHALADGGRTLFLTEITLEDSGYYRCRARDSYDVTSAWVESQPVLVQVTEVATTTIEVMAIVFCCFLMLTLAGGVACVMWMLNRQRDVVASSEQRARAANERRFSEHFCIIPDPLPLSDITTRSGVKQVDTSCVDSDVENQTLEITI